CGATCCCGACACGCTGGCGACGGCGCTGGAGCCGATCGAGCGCCAGGTCGAGGCCGACCTCCCGGTCCCGACCGTCGAGCGGGTCGTCGCGGAGGGGCAGGGCCGCACGGTCGTCGTGAACAGCTGTTACGGCCACCGCGTCAACGAGACGCTCGGTCGCCTGCTCGCGGCGCTCGTCGGCCAGCGCACCGGCTCCTCCGTCGGAATGGAGGTCAGCCCCTACCGGATCGAACTCGAAGTCCCCACTCGGGCTTCGGTTCGGGACGTCGTCGAGGTCTTAGAGACCACCGAACCGGGACACGTCGAGGCCGTCCTCGAACTGGCGCTGAAGAACTCCGACGCGCTGAAGTTCACGCTCGCGCAGGTCGCCGCGAAGTTCGGCGCGCTCAAGCGCTACCAGGGCCGCGAGCGCTTCGGCGCCGACCGCCTGCTCGCCGCGCTTGAGGACACGCCCGTCTACGACGAGGCCGTACGGGAAGTGTTCCACGTCGACCTCGCCGTCGAGGAGACAGCCGATCTCCTGGCCGGGATGCAAGGGGACTCGGTCGCCCTCGAAACCGCCAGAGAGCGCACGCCGATCGGGACCGGCGGCCGCTCCAGCGGGCGCGAACTCCTCGTCCCCGAGAACGCCGACGCGAGCGTGATCCAGGCGGTGAAAGAGCGGATCCAGAACGACCGCGTTCGGCTCTTCTGTCTGCACTGCGCCGACTGGGAGCGCGAGACGAAAGTGCGTCGCGTCCGCGACCAGCCGGAGTGTCCCGAGTGCGGCGCGACCCGAATCGCCTGTCTCAACCCCTGGGACGAGGAGACGCCGAAGGCCGTCCGCGCGGACGACGCCGACCGCGACGACGAGGCGGAGCGGCTGGTCGAGCGCGCCTACCGCTCGGCGAGTCTGGTTCAGAGCCACGGCAAGCAGGCCGTGATCGCGCTGGCGGCGCGCGGCGTCGGGCCGCAGACGGCCGCGCGGATCATCAGTAAGCTCCGCGAGGACGAGGCCAACTTCTATCGGGACATCCTCGAACAGGAGCGGCAGTACGCCCGGACGCAATCGTTCTGGGACTGAGTCGGTCTCTCGTCGAAGCCGCGTCGTCAGTCGTCAGCGGTGTAGGCCCCGCTCCGATGCTCGATGCGATGCACTTCGAGCATCGTTCTGTCCCGGTCGAGCGTACACGCCAATCGGTACTGACCGATCCGGAGTTTGGAGAAGGGCCCGCCGGTCAGCGGTTCCAGAAACTCGTCGGGATCGCGCCACTTCGAGTCGACGATCTCGTCCAGCTTCGAGACGATCCGGTCCTGGATGTGTGGGTCGAGGGCGACGAACTGATCGCCGGCCTGCCGGCTGAACTCCCACGACCAGTTCTCACTCCCCATCGCCCTCGTGGTCCATCAGCTCCAGGATCTCCGCTCGGGAGAACGACTCGGACTCTCCGGTCCGCCGCTCGTGTTCGACCGTCGCGATCTGCTTCCACCCTTCCCGGGAGAAGCCCGGATGCTTCACCGCGTCGCGCGCGACGTACCGGAGGAATTCGCTCCGGGAGTTGAACCCCTCTTCCTTCCAGGTTTCGTCGATGTCTTCGAGGAAAGATCTGCTGAGACGGAGATTGATCTGCACCATCTCGGGATCGTCGCTGTTGGTGGTATCGGTCCCGGACATATACAAATGCTTTACAGACGTCTATACTAATTCCTGCCGGTGGCACGGACGGTTCGTATCCCCGACCTATCCTGACGGCCCGACGCT
This is a stretch of genomic DNA from Halobellus sp. MBLA0158. It encodes these proteins:
- a CDS encoding type II toxin-antitoxin system RelE family toxin; this translates as MGSENWSWEFSRQAGDQFVALDPHIQDRIVSKLDEIVDSKWRDPDEFLEPLTGGPFSKLRIGQYRLACTLDRDRTMLEVHRIEHRSGAYTADD
- a CDS encoding ribbon-helix-helix domain-containing protein produces the protein MSGTDTTNSDDPEMVQINLRLSRSFLEDIDETWKEEGFNSRSEFLRYVARDAVKHPGFSREGWKQIATVEHERRTGESESFSRAEILELMDHEGDGE